A single window of Meiothermus sp. DNA harbors:
- a CDS encoding S41 family peptidase — translation MGKRRLWVVVGVLWAGLAFASPALDLFNEVSRFLNDYYGGFSQVRPQELRQKYQGELEKICAQEVVCPTNKAYTVIASLVAELGDRHTRYFTPEDYAEIQRRLAGTSSGRPQLGVQLQVVPGLEGLLVVEVSPETPAEEAGLRRGDRILAVNGEALPQAESERNNFLRDRISTGEPVFLTIQRVQQRLEVEVRPRVISLRQPPSLNLRSDGVAVLRIPSFSGYQQVGPRIHELVRQAQAAGAKGMVIDLRNNGGGVLSECLVGAGAFVEETYRRLQDNLRASEQGFKDGYYYFRAGGRDRPQYEVQPARWTGPVVVLVNERTASCAEYFTFDLQEGRQAPVIGQPTAGVGNTATLFLRLSDGSGLQVTTSRAQRKDGSFYPDRVTPSVSFADDFQALAEGRDRMLEKALEVLLGSNAGVEQD, via the coding sequence ATGGGCAAACGGCGGTTGTGGGTGGTCGTGGGGGTGCTGTGGGCAGGGCTTGCTTTTGCCAGCCCTGCACTGGATTTGTTCAACGAAGTAAGTCGTTTTCTAAACGACTACTACGGGGGGTTTTCCCAGGTCAGGCCCCAGGAGCTGCGGCAGAAGTACCAGGGGGAGCTCGAGAAAATCTGCGCCCAGGAGGTCGTTTGCCCCACCAATAAAGCCTACACAGTGATAGCTTCGCTGGTAGCCGAGTTAGGCGATCGGCACACCCGCTACTTCACCCCAGAAGACTACGCCGAGATCCAGCGGCGCCTGGCCGGCACCAGCAGCGGTCGCCCCCAACTGGGCGTGCAGCTCCAGGTAGTGCCGGGGCTCGAGGGCTTGCTGGTGGTGGAGGTGAGCCCCGAGACCCCTGCGGAGGAAGCGGGTCTGCGCCGGGGGGATCGCATCCTGGCAGTGAATGGCGAGGCCTTGCCCCAGGCTGAATCGGAGCGCAACAACTTTTTGCGAGACCGCATAAGCACCGGAGAGCCGGTCTTTCTCACCATCCAGCGGGTGCAGCAGCGCCTCGAGGTAGAGGTACGCCCCCGGGTTATCTCCCTGCGCCAGCCCCCCTCGCTCAACCTGCGTTCGGATGGGGTGGCGGTGCTGCGCATCCCCTCGTTTAGCGGCTATCAGCAGGTGGGGCCGCGTATCCACGAACTGGTGCGCCAGGCCCAGGCGGCGGGGGCCAAAGGCATGGTGATAGACCTGCGCAACAACGGAGGTGGGGTACTGAGCGAATGCCTGGTGGGGGCGGGGGCCTTTGTCGAGGAGACCTACCGGCGGTTGCAGGACAACCTGCGTGCCAGCGAACAGGGCTTTAAGGACGGCTACTACTATTTCCGTGCCGGAGGCCGCGACCGCCCGCAGTACGAGGTACAGCCCGCCCGCTGGACGGGCCCGGTGGTGGTGCTGGTGAACGAGCGCACCGCTTCGTGCGCAGAATACTTTACCTTCGATCTGCAAGAGGGTCGCCAGGCCCCGGTGATTGGGCAGCCCACGGCCGGGGTGGGCAATACCGCCACCCTCTTCTTGCGTCTGAGCGATGGTTCGGGCCTGCAAGTGACCACCTCGAGGGCCCAGCGTAAGGATGGTAGCTTTTACCCCGACCGCGTGACCCCCAGCGTGAGCTTTGCCGATGACTTTCAAGCCCTGGCCGAAGGCCGCGATCGGATGCTGGAAAAAGCCCTCGAGGTCTTGCTGGGCAGTAATGCAGGAGTAGAGCAAGACTGA